DNA from Gracilinanus agilis isolate LMUSP501 chromosome 3, AgileGrace, whole genome shotgun sequence:
CCCTCCCCTCACTCAATTCCTAGCTCAATTCATCCAACCTTGGCCTCACCAGTACCCTGGACCCATTCCATCTTCTATTTCACATAAGCTGCCTCTGCCAAAGTTGTATCAATCGCATCAAATACTTCCTTTGCCCCTGTGTCTGCCTGTATAGCCAAGTTCTgttggaaaagaaattgaagagccCTGTGCTCTAATGCTACagcttttctttgatttctggaTGAGTATGTACCAACTTCCAGGCATATAGTCtctcaatcaatcattcaacaagcatttattgagtgcctatgTTCTATATTTATTGAGGCAATGTGCTAGACAatgggatacaaatgcaaagaacaaaacaatccTTATTCTCAAAAATATTACATCAGgagaaataaataagtatataaattatatatatgtatatatatatatatatatatggtgagCTGCATGGTGCAAAGGAAGAGAGACTATGaggtagaagtgaggaaggaatgtATTCTGGGCCAATTCAAAAATAGAGAGAGCAGGGATGGAATGTATGTGAGAAAGAAAGACTAGTTAGGCTGGATTATAACTGTGGAAAGGGAGTAATATCTAAGGAGGCTGAAAAGGGAGCTAGGTTGTGAAGGGTTTCAGTTGAAGGTGTTATACTTTATCCTAGagctgtggtggcaaacctatggcacacatactgggggggaggggcactcagagccctctctgtgggtatgCTCACCATTCccccagcacagagttttccGGAGTTCCTTACttgaaagccagagggatgccaggccaggctgctcccctctccctctccacacacacacacctgaagacatcaccctcccctctaaaagattcaccatcactgtcctagaggcaatgggaagccactggaattgATTGACTATTTACTAGGGACTCACATGACCAAATCTctgtttaaggaaaattactttggcaataGTAGAATGGATGGTCTGGAGTAGTGAGAGAATTGAGAAAGACCAATTAAAAGCCCCTTACAATAATCCAGGTGACCAGTGATGAAGACCTGAACTAAAATAATAGCtatatgaatagagagaaggggtcTGGCACGAGAAAGGTTATGGAGTTAGAAATGATAAAATCTGGCAACTGACTGAATACCTGAGGTGAGGAAAAGTAGGGAGTTAAGGATAATGCCAAGGTTCTGGCATTCTAAATAATGGTGCCTCTGACAGGAATAGTAAAGTTAAGAAAAGGGGAGGATTTGGGGAGAATGATAATGGATTCTTTCCATTAGTTTTGACATAGAGAAGCCCAGAGAATGGATGGAGGGAAGGGTTCTAGCTCTGACTggagtgggaaggaggaaagCAGGGGGAAAGGTTCTGTTCCCCAAACTGAGATAATTAAGTAAAAGAATCTCAGTCAAGTtgattagctttttaaaaatgaaaaagcctTAAGAGAGTTTATAGAGTTATCTAGTCCTGGACCCTAGATCATGTTATTTCCCCATAGCATTAACTCTTTATTATCCCTCCAGGGAACTTCAACCacagaatttttattatttaccaCTTTCTCAACCTTGGCTTTCCTGGAAAACTTAACTGCACACTCTGATTACCTTGGACTTTACTGTCCTCAGAATCTATTAAGGTAGATTGGGCTCAGAAGGCTGCTGTGACAAAATCCTTACTCCTCATCTTCATGCCCAGTTTCAGCATTTATTTCTGTCTTTCACCTCTTATCCCAGCAACTATATACTCCTAAAGGCAACATTCCATTTTCTAGAATTTATTcagaattcagttcaacaaatatttaagtacctactctgcaAAGCACCTCTTAGGAGCAGATGCCAAGAATCACACTACTTATTGCGTGTTTATTATGAAAAAGAGTTTGTTATAGTAGAACATAATGTCTATTTGCAGACTGTTTCACAATATGGTGTCTCCCATTCATACACCAAAATAATTCAAGATACTTTGAAATAAAGAATAGTAACTTTGTTTAATGGCTTCTGATCATATACGAATGAGGCATAAAACAAGATGTATGTCTGCTATTATGATGGACGAGATCCAGcacagagtccaagttgaagggAGATTCCCTTTGACAGGAAGGTGCTCTAGactagaggtgtcaaacacataTTCCTAAATGTTgcccaaactagattaaaatataattgggaaatattttaaataaatgaaaatgctaATGTTAATATgaagttttctaagtcaatatgcagtccAAAAAGGAACCTTATAGCTTTAAGACGATTTCTATTCGActttgacaccactgatctaaATGTTCTTATTTGTGGATGATATGCCAAATGTATTAAGCCACAGAACCTCCTAGCAGcgaattattattattcaaagcaGTTTGGCTTAATCACCTATCTAAGAAGAAAGACCAAGTAGATGGCATTTGTATGGACAAACTGCAGAGTTTATCCATCAGCACATATAAGTACTGTAAGAAGCAAAGCATTTTGGAACTGTGAGAGATGGAACACAGGAGGAGACAAAAGTGACAGTTGGGCTGATGCGAAGACTTCTGGGAAAAGATCCAACTGAACACTTAAGCTTTGGAGTTTATGGCCCAGGAGGAAGGTGGGTTTGGGGGGGCTCTGGGACCCACAAAGTGAAATCTGGAGAGTTTCCTTAGACCTTCAGTGAAGATTGATCATATCCCTTGATCTCTATTGGTTCCTGATCACACTGGAAATATACAAGTTTCTTCAGTTTGGCCAGGGTCTCGGGGGCCAACCCCTGAGACCCACAAATATTGCCTTGGCCCTTCATTATCCTCTTTAGtttagtaacaattctagctATAGGAGTGTTATTTGGGGATTGGGTCAGAGAAGCTGTGGATTTGGGGAATGCAGAAGAACCTCTGCAGGTACCCTACTGAAGGACTGAGAGGGGATTTAGGGAATACCTTGTACCCCTTTTCCTAAGAAACCCATCATATTTCCCTTGATTATTTTGTTCCTGTAATAAACCCTAAAAGTTTGATTTAGTCAGATCAGAGTGAACTCAATTGGTAGGAGGCAGTGTgggttgagggaggaaggaaagcagaCCTCCATTTTTAAACCTGATTCCAGTGGGGTATTTCTGGGGGAGGCTTCAGTGTGCACTGCCTGGCATGAACATCTTACTGGGGGTCACACTTGTTTCCCCTGAAGGAGAAGacattcatttaacttctctaccCTGGCAGGAATGTCCAGGGATACCCAATTTTCCAAGAAACCCCATTTTTGTCTCCTAGTAAGAAGGGGGAGCTATGAGGGAGAAGAAGCCCTTAAACATCAACCTAAGGGGTTATCCACTACACCCCAATCTTCCTGATCACCCCTCTTCTTAcagtacatatgtgtgtgtttatatatgtatgtacaggCATACCTTGAAGATATTTCAGGTTTGGCTCCAGCCTACCACAACAATAGAAATATCTCAATAAAGTAAGACACACAAaatttttggtttcccagtgcatcTGAAAGTTGTGTTTATACTAGATTATAGTCTATTAAGTGTGCAACAGTATTGTGTCTGAAAAAATGTGCATACCTTAATTTAAAATACtgtattgcaaaaaaaaaacaaagtttacATCATCTGAGCCATCAAGTCATAATCTTTCCTGGTGGAGGATCTTGCCTTGTTGCTGATGGCTGCTGACTTGTGGGTGCTAATTGTTTGGGtatgtggcaatttcttaaaataagacaacaaagaAGTTTGCTTCATccattgactcttcctttcacctGAACACATAGGCCATTGTAGGGTTATTAATTgacctaatttcaatattgttgtttcTCATGGAAGAAGGAAGCCTGAGGAAAGTGAGTCAGAGGAGCAATCAGAACATACATAACATTCATTGATTAAGTTGGCTGTTTTATATGGGAGCAGTTTGTGGCACCccaaaataattacaatagtAATTATGATCACTGATCACAAATTATCATAACAGatgtaacaataacaaaaacatttgaaatatcatgagaattaccaaaatgtcaCCAAGAGACATGATATGAGCAAATGCTGTTTAGGAAAATGGTTCTAATAGATTCGTTCAGATAAGGGTTGTATCAAACCtttgatttatgattttttaaaaaaagcaatatctggaaagatcaataaaatgaggtgtgtcaatatttatgtatgtatgttaaaAAGTACAGATGGAGGATTAAAAgtcaattggaaactaaaagaaaatacagGATTGGGCAGAAGGAAGAGAGCTGGTCATATTTACCTTCAAGAAATGACAAAGCTCTTTTAATGATTCCAAGTTTCCATGAAAACAAAGGTCCACATTTTTATACAAACTAGGTTAAAGGTTTTATACAATCTAGGTTAAAATGAAGTTTACTAAGGTGAGAGTATGCTTCAGAGGGCAAGAGATAGTACTTAGTTGGATTGCCATAAAATAGGAGAAGTCAAAGAGGAAAGTAGACAACAACTCTGAATACCAGGGGATGGGGGAGCTGGAGATTGAAGTTTGCCAGTAATTAGACTAGGGAAATAGTAATTGGTTATAATAATTGCTTTAACAGAATGGAGAATGGAAAGGATGGTGGCAGCAATGGTCAAGAAGGCATAGTGGTATTCATATAAATATTGTGCCTCTTAAATTCTCACACTGGTAGGAAATTGCAGGTAccctggtatagtggaaagagtatacAGCTTAGAAAAACtttgatttgaatccaagtctgaAACAtgttgggcaaattgcttaacctctctgagtattacattcctcatctataaaatggaataacaAAACTGTAGTACCTTCCCATAAGGGTTGTCATGAGCATTAAATGAGgtgaataaaaatatgaaaaggcaTTGAGTAAGCAATTATCTTGTGCAAAGTAtagtactaagcactggggatataaatagaaaagcaataccatcccagttcttatagaatcacaaaattatagaaattaagagtttaaagcagtgattcccaaagtgggcaccaccgccccctggtgggtgctgtagctaTTCAGGGagctggtgatggccacaggtgcattgggGGACAGTGAATAATTGTAAGGGGgaagtgatagtatgtgacaggggacgttaagtaatattttttctggaaagggggcggtaggccaaaaaagtttggtaaccactgGTTTAAAGAGACCTCATTAGAATCCACACCAACCCATATGCAAAAAGAATCTTCTCAATAACAAAAGTCTTGGCTCTATAACAAGAGATTgtctgtttgaagacctccaaggaggggGAACCCACCTTTTCTTTTGGCATATATATACCACTTTTGAACAGTTCAAGTTGTCAGAAAGTTGTTTGTTCCTGATATCAAACCTAAAAGTGTCTCTTACAACTACCTTCCGGCTTTAAACAGAGCTAGCTTGTTCCTCCTCTACTTCAattttcaaattcttgaagaaagTTACTATGTCCCTCTTTGAGTTATCTTTCCTCCAAATTAAATATGCCAATTATTTCAGTCACTCTTTATATAACATAGATTCAAGGTCCTGCATCATCTTGGTTGTGCTCCTCTGAAAACTCtagtttattcatattttcctaAAACTATAGTGCCCAGAACCAAACACAATACTCCTGATGAGACCTTCCAAGGACAGTAGAGTGAAACTATTACCTCTTTCTCCATTCCTAGAAGCTATGCACCTCCTAATGAGCTGACATAAAATAGGATGGTGAGATAACACATAAAGAAGGTTTCAAGTGCAAttcagatggaaaggtccagtGGTCCTTGGGGTATAGTGGCAAAGCAGATATGTTATCTTTATgtcatttccattaataaaaacATGTTCATTTCTCATGTTGAACCCTTTGATGGCCCCAAGAACTTTGTCAAACTGTATTAGGAATTTGTTTTCCTATTCTTTGGTGGCTGCAGTTGCTGATGGTGGGGGTGAGTGGGAGGAGGGTCAGAAGGTGGGCTTCAGCCATGTGAAGAAGTTAACAGATCATATCTGGCCAAGAGTTGTTTCTTTAGACAGTAATTTCTGGGGGAGCTGAAATTGGGCAGGAAATCTGTCTGGGTATGAAGTCTGGGAGTTGCTATTTCCAGGAATCTTAGTCTTATTTGCCCATTGGTAAATGGTAGATGAAAAAAGGGTAGGTCTTCTCCTAAAGGGACAAtgtataaaaaagtgttttgtaaaccttaaagtgctgatttttttaagcatttataagaatgctttgtattcattctgagcaaagaaaaaaataaaagaagagaaaggaaaaggaaagccaTATATTGAAATACACAAAGATTCCATCTCTGCAAAGTaaagattcaaaataaaaacttggcATAGTAAACTGAGGACCTTTGGTGAAATTCAAATTTTCAAGGAGATTCTGAGTATAGTTCCTGAAGTTGCAAGCCTTGTGTGACTTTTAATACCAGTATACCCCTTTGCTACTCATCAAAGGTCTTTGAATGTCAGGCCTCACAGAACATAATTGTGAAGGAAATTTATCTTCCTTCTATTAACTTCTGCAGTCATAAGGATACCTTGTATATGGCAGAAGAATCTGAACATTTTAAAAggactttctttcctttataaccTTCTACAGCAACAACATGATTCTCAAACATTGTAGTCAAGTATATTTCTATGAAAGAGGCTATAGTACTTTTAGACTGCAATCAAATGATGTAATGTTTAAAGGGCAAAGTGTTTATATTCCACACCAAGCACATCTTACTAACCAGCTGGTTTTTGCAACTCCTAGTTACTGTTTTTTCTGTGTGTACACTgtagagttgttgttgttgttttttaatcctgTAAATGGACAAATTTGGAGAACACCCCAGCTTAGGTGTAACTAAGTAGTAAAGTTTAGTAACTAGAAGAAGAATATCCAAAACATTTTGACTGAGGAAACACAGATAATCTCCCCCACTTTCCCTATTCTTGAaaatgatttcaaagaaaataaagcagtTGGATGAGAGGAGCTGCAAGGCACCCTTCCATCTGTAAAATTCTACAATataagaaaggaatgaaagagtaGACAGAAAAAAACCTAGATATCACATTAAATGCCAAGGACAGCACACCTTGTTGAGAAATGAGCCTTTTTCTGCCTCTTGGCAGGCAACGGGAGGAGGGAGAATGGAACTGGGTAGAAGCATTGGATTTCTAGTTGCAGCAAGGAAATCATCTCTAACACCCCAACTCCATCAGGAGGAAAAAaggctctcttctttctccttcctggagAATCGTATCGCGTGATAGCCTGAACCCCGGCGAGAGAATCACACAGTTTCTCAACAATAAACTATTTCAACAGTGCCAAAAATCACCTCTACACCCCCCAAGTTCCCCCTCCCAACTCGCAGCGACGTGTGCGCCCCAGCCAATGAGAGCCTGCCTCAGCCCAGGCTCTAGACCCAgttggttcttttcttttccccaagttCAAGAGCTGGATTTAAAGGACCTCAAGTCACTAACTTCTTCGCTATATGCCCCTCTCCCAGCTTCCACAAGCAGCGGTTCCCGCAACCAGATAGATCTTGGGAGCAAGGAAGGTTCGCAAAACACTCTGCGCGCTCTTGAAGTGTGGActctttgtcatctttgccaggaGCTTGGAAACCCACCCAACCCCCCCACGAACGAGAACGcgaagtatacacacacacacacacacacacacacacacacacacacacacactcactcactcactcactcactcactcactcactcgtTACCACGCTTCTCCTACTTTCCCTGCACACCCTTTTTACTATGAAGGTTTCTAAGCTCATTTGAAAGTAGCCGTGCCTAAGATGTTGAGGCAACAACGACCGGGGGATGTGCAGCTCGGGGCTTCCCCGTATGAGTTGATGGGCTATAGGCAGCAGCTGTCTTCTTCCTCTGGCACTGCCACCTTCCTTCCTAAGCAAGTCCACGAGAAGCTGGAGCCACCTCTCGAGCAGCTCCAGCAAGGCGTGGGAAAAAATGCCAAGGGTGGCAGCGGCTGCGGCGAGAGcggaagcagcagcagcaacaagaCAGAGCTGAAGGAAGAACAGCAGCAGCTGAGGAGAAAAATCAACAGCCGGGAGAGGAAAAGGATGCAAGATCTCAACCTGGCCATGGACGCTCTAAGAGAGGTGATAATGCCCTATTCTGCCGCCCACTGCCAGAGTTCCCCCGGCAGGAAGCTCTCCAAGATCGCCACGCTGCTCCTTGCCAGAAACTACATCCTTCTTCTGGGCAGCTCCCTCCAGGAGCTGCGGCGGATCCTGGGCGAGATGAGCGGGCCAGGGCCGCGGCTGCTACTCGCCGGCTTGCCCCTGTTCGCCGCCCCGGGTTCGGTGCTGCTGGCCCCAGGGGGCGTGAACCACCCGGAGACTCTACACTCCAGCAAGTACCTGTCGCTGGAGGAGCCGCCGTGTGGCCAGTTCCCTCTACCCGGCAGCCCTGGTCTGTGTACCTGTGCTATCTGCAAGTTCCCGCATTTAATTCCCTCAGGCCTCGGGCTCGCTGCGGTACAGACACAGTTCTCCAAGTGAAGAGACTGGGCAGACCCCGTTGcacccctcttcccttttccttcccgaGCTTGCCACCCCGTCACCACTGCCTCCTTGATATGACTGCCACCCTCGCCCCTTTGCCAGTCCCAGCTCCCCGGAGCCATCTGCAGCACAGAAAGATCGCGGGGGTCGAGAGAGGTGTGAGACTAccgaaagaaagagatggaggctCTTTAAGGGAGGGTTGGAGACTTCCTCCAAGTACATTTGCAGTTATGGGGACGTGATGAGTGAAGAAACAGTGTAAGATATTCGTTTTGGAGTTCTGAGGGCGATCTTTCCGGGTAGATTTCCTGCTTGCTAGCGGGGTAGCTTAAAATAAAGAGTGGAGCCAGATCTCTCCTAtccatccctcttctctcctgaCCCCTCCCCGCTCCACCCCTCCCTGCCCCGAAGGATGTAGATCTAGCTAACTTTTTCTTGTCCTTCCCTCCATCACTAAATGTTtgttcatatctcttcttttgctTGCAAGAAAGCAACCCTTTCCTCGGCTCCAGTAAGCCATCCTCGGGTGTTTATGTTATGAGAAGTGGGTGTCAGGGGGGTGGGGTTCTTTTCCCTCCAGAAAGAGAGAATAGCAGCCTTTGTGTCTACTTTTCACTAGCTTCGGACGGACTCTTCGAGGGGAATGTGCTTCGAGGATTGGAACGAGGAATCCTTCGGGTTTCTGGAAGACTTCTTAATAGGGACAGAATCACAGACTGCTACGTGTGAACTTTCGCCCAACGAGTTGGTTAGGCGGCGGGTGGGCTGAGTCTCTGCAAAGGGCTGAGGGTGAGCAAGCTTGATAACTGCCTTCACGAATTCAAATCTTGTTGGAAATGCTGGTCTCGGACGATGTTTACTTTCTTTTGAAACCAGCTCATTATTTTTCAGGGAACCTCACAGGTTTTTAGGTGTAATCTCTATTTTGtttaatgtttgtttgtttgtttttccccctgGCCGTTGCTATTCATTCTTTTAGGAAAGGAAACGAAGAGCTGTCCACTTTCGCCAGTTTTTCAGGTTAGCCTAACCAGCATTTGACTTTAGTATACATTCGTATAATGCCCTTCCTTCAAGCAACAGTTTTCTTAGATTACTGAAAATAAGTACAGTCCTCTCATACTCTGATTTAAAGGGGGGGAAAGAATTCGATTAACTTGTATTTCATTAAGAAAGACAAAAGCGATCAGTGCAGTTTTCTTGTAGGTCCATTCTGGGAAATGGATTCTAACAGAAGTTTTAATAAAATCACAGCCATGTTTCTTCCATTTACTCCATATTAGAGTACATAGATTTCAGGTCTTGATTTGTAATGGGcattaagtattcttttttttttaatgtcaggaTATGACTTTGGATTTTTATTGTTGGGAATTTTGTTGTTAAAAGCCCATTTTAAAACTaaccttctttccttcttgtaTTGTTGAATCatcacaataaataaataaaaacataaacaacTACTTGACTTGTCTGTATTTAAAGATTTCTTCTGGACatgattctaaatctatgaaggAATACTAGACGATAAAATGACTGACTTTGCATTTAAAAAGACAGAACATCACACACAGagaggtttgttgttgttgtttttttttttctttttagtttggaTAGATAAAGTATCAGGTGAGAAATTGGCAACAAGATGGAAGTGGAGGGCCAAGAAATTCTAATCCCCACAGTTCTATTAAATCATTGCCCAAGTTCAGCAGGCAACCATCTCCCAAATGTTTTTCACCTGGAATATAGGTTGTAAGATAAACTTATTTTCAACTCATTTTGGGTGCCAATATCTGCTTTATCTAAGTAGACAGTAATTATCTTGAAGAGctaatctatgatttcttttctatGACTTTTATAACCAGCTTTGGCTGATATATCAGTAAATTAAgacatttgtttttcattaatacttttaaagggaaagagaaatttcTGTCTCAAAAACCAGTTAATAATGTGACTTGGCATATGTTACAGTTCACATTTTATTGTCAACTCCCAAACGTACAGAACACTGAAATATAATGAAGTGACTTAGGATCACATAGCAGATTATTCATGTTGATATTACCAGGTCATGCTACTAAGTGATTATTCTTTCTAAAGTTATTTCTCAGTGGGCCAATTATAAAGGGCAATCTGAGCTTTATAGATTGTAAAGGGTTAAGAGTGGGGGAAAAGGTATCAGATTATTTTCCCTTCATGCTAACCAAGAACCACCTTCCTgactaaatgagaaaaagagaaatgggacAGAGGTTGCTAAACCACTCCATCTCATAATCTTGATTATCTTTTTCCTCAGACTTTGGTACTTCTAGTCACCCTGTAACTAGAAATTActagcttttaaaatataattctatctcttctacaccttcaaaaattaacattaaaaataaccCAGTATAGGAATCAAATAGAGAAATTGAGCACAATAACTGAAAACAATCAAACTGGAatgaaatttctaaaaaattgaaTTCACATGAGCTCTCTCCTACAGCtccaatagacatttattaaattcttaaataATTGAATTGGAAACAAGATGTTGGGCAatggagaaacaaaaaataattaagatatgGTCTCTACTTGAACTGATAAGCTGATGGATATTGTATGGCATGACATCATACCTTCAAGGACTGACTTGATCTTCATAAAGGAAAAGGAGGTTAGGGGAGAAGAATGAACTGGTGTTCTCTTTGCCCCTAATTACCTCAAAAGCAAAGAATGCACTATTGCCTCTCTTATGGGAGCTTTGGTACTATATTTACAACCTTATTGGCCAGGAGAACACAAATCTCATTGCACTTAAGACggtcaaagactattttagaCAGAGGTAGGTAGGTTAAATTTAAGCACAACAAAATAGTTTTAAGGATCATTTGAAGGAATTGGACATATTCAGCCCAGAGAAAAAGAATCACATGGAAGGTGGTGGCTGGGCATGACtgcaatatttaaatatttggaacTCCGTCATGTGAAAGAGACCTTGGATTTGTTTGGCCTCTGTAGCAGACCATGTCTGATTCAGACTGGTCTGGTAGCTCGAGTTCAAGACTGAAATGAAGTTAAGACTGTCAGAGAGActgctaagtggctcaatgaagtaaaagccaggcctagatatgggaggtcctggtcaaatctgatctcagacactgagCCCatccactctactgccttggatagaaggtaagggttttaaacaaacaaaaagtcatAAAATATCTGATACTTAATAAAAGGTTTACTTAGCCCTAGCAAGAGACATTTGGCAAAGAAATAGTAGTGATTTAGCTGGGCATACTTTGCCTGCCTCTTTATTGCCCACTGTGGTCCCTGAACCAGAAAGGTAGGTGATTCCTTCTGCACTAGATTTTTTTGTACTTGGGTCCTAAGAAAGGGATTTAGACTTCAATGGCCAAATTTCAGTCCCAGAGGAGCCCTGG
Protein-coding regions in this window:
- the OLIG1 gene encoding oligodendrocyte transcription factor 1 translates to MLRQQRPGDVQLGASPYELMGYRQQLSSSSGTATFLPKQVHEKLEPPLEQLQQGVGKNAKGGSGCGESGSSSSNKTELKEEQQQLRRKINSRERKRMQDLNLAMDALREVIMPYSAAHCQSSPGRKLSKIATLLLARNYILLLGSSLQELRRILGEMSGPGPRLLLAGLPLFAAPGSVLLAPGGVNHPETLHSSKYLSLEEPPCGQFPLPGSPGLCTCAICKFPHLIPSGLGLAAVQTQFSK